Proteins encoded by one window of Bos javanicus breed banteng chromosome 22, ARS-OSU_banteng_1.0, whole genome shotgun sequence:
- the RBM6 gene encoding RNA-binding protein 6 isoform X3 gives MIHDKEVTLEYVPSLDFWYCKWCKASTGGHRSSCSFCKCPREEAKQELVTYPQPQKTSIPALSEKQASQPSRSADKESEPKKREEGQEPRLGHQKRESERYLPPRREGLTFRRDREKEPWSGETRQDGESKTIMLKRIYRSTPPEVIVEVLEPYVRLTTANIRIIKNRTGHMGHTYGFIDLDSHAEALRVVKILQNLDPPFSIAGKMVAVNLATGKRRNDSGDHSDHMHYYQGKKYFRDRRGGGRNSDWSSDVNRQGQQSSSDCYIYDSATGYYYDPLAGTYYDPNTQQEVYVPQDPGSPEEEDIKEKKPSSQGKSNSKKETSKRDSKEKKDRGVTRFQENASERTAPAEDVFKKPLPPTVKKEESPPPPKVVNPLIGLLGEYGGDSDYEEEEEEEQTPPPQPRTAQPPQREELTKKENEEDKLTDWNKLACLLCRRQFPNKEVLIKHQQLSDLHKQNLEIHRKIKQSEQELAFLERREREGRFKERGNDRREKLQSLDSPERKRIKYSRETDSDRKPVGKEGINSSSTGGYVQQATGWRKGAGLGYGHPGLGSAEETESRMRGPNVGAPGRTSKRQSNETYRDAVRRVMFARYKELD, from the exons ATGATCCATGACAAAGAGGTCACGCTCGAGTATGTACCAAGCCTGGATTTTTGGTACTGCAAATGG TGTAAAGCCAGCACTGGTGGACACCGATCTTCATGTTCATTCTGCAAGTGCCCAAGGGAAG AAGCCAAGCAAGAATTAGTAACCTACCCTCAGCCTCAGAAAACATCCATACCAGCACTATCAGAAAAACAAGCCAGCCAACCCTCAAGGTCAGCTGATAAGGAATCTGAACccaagaagagggaagaaggacaAGAACCACGCTTGGGACATCAAAAGAGAGAATCAGAAAGGTATCTGCCTCCTCGAAGGGAAGGGCTCACCTTCCGAAGAGACCGAGAGAAGGAGCCATGGTCTGGGGAGACACGCCAGGATGGGGAAAGCAAAA CAATCATGCTAAAACGCATCTATCGTTCCACTCCACCTGAGGTGATAGTGGAAGTGCTGGAGCCCTATGTCCGCCTTACTACTGCCAACATCCGTATCATCAAGAACAGAACAGGGCACATGGGCCACACCTATGGCTTTATTGACCTGGACTCCCACGCA GAAGCTCTTCGAGTAGTGAAGATCTTGCAGAACCTTGATCCACCATTTAGCATTGCTGGGAAAATGGTAGCTGTAAACCTGGCCACTGGAAAACGAAG AAATGATTCTGGGGACCATTCTGACCACATGCACTACTATCag GGTAAAAAATATTTCCGAGATAGGCGGGGAGGTGGCAGAAATTCAGACTGGTCTTCCGATGTAAATCGACAAGGACAACAGT CTTCATCTGACTGCTACATATATGATTCTGCTACTGGCTACTATTATGATCCCTTGGCAGGAACTTATTATGACCCCAATACACAG CAAGAAGTCTATGTACCCCAGGATCCTGGGTCCCCTGAGGAAGAAGATATCAAGGAGAAGAAACCCAGCAGTCAAGGAAAGTCAAATAGCAAAAAGGAAACGTCTAAAAGAGACAGCAAGGAGAAAAAAGACCGAGGAGTCACGAGG TTTCAGGAAAATGCCAGTGAGAGGACAGCTCCCGCAGAAGATGTGTTTAAGAAGCCTCTGCCTCCCACTGTGAAGAAGGAAGAGAGTCCTCCACCA CCTAAGGTGGTAAACCCTCTGATTGGCCTCCTGGGTGAATATGGAGGAGACAGTGActatgaggaggaagaggaggaggagcagacCCCTCCTCCACAGCCCCGCACAGCACAGCCCCCACAGCGGGAGGAGCTGACCAAGAAGGAGAACGAAGAAGACAAACTCACTGACTGGAATAAACTGGCTTGCCTGCTCTGCAGAAGGCAGTTTCCCAATAAAGAAGTTTTAATCAAACACCAGCAGCTTTCAGATCTGCACAAG CAAAACCTGGAAATCCACCGGAAGATAAAACAGTCTGAGCAGGAGTTAGCCTTTCTGGAGAGGAGAGAACGGGAG GGAAGGtttaaagaaagaggaaatgatCGCAGGGAAAAGCTCCAGTCTTTGGATTCTCCAGAAAGGAAACGCATTAAATACTCCAGGGAAACTGACAG CGATCGTAAGCCTGTTGGTAAAGAAGGCATCAACAGTAGCAGCACAGGAGGCTATGTCCAACAGGCCACTGGCTGGAGGAAGGGGGCAGGCCTCGGATATGGCCATCCAGGATTGGGTTCGGCGGAGGAG ACTGAAAGTCGGATGAGGGGTCCCAATGTGGGAGCTCCAGGAAGAACCAGCAAGAGACAGTCCAATGAGACTTACCGAGATGCTGTGCGAAGAGTCATGTTTGCTCGGTATAAAGAACTCGATTAA